The Sagittula sp. P11 genome window below encodes:
- a CDS encoding EamA family transporter: MSDWLISLEGTEAGHTLALWLAVLAAFLHAAFGALQKGRHDPWLSRGAIDGSYGLIAAPFALFVVPWPEPHMWPIFAGAFVIHAFYKVLQALAYTRGAYTVVYPVVRGTGPLFAVIGASLVFGERFAPMQWMGVAVLLCGIFGLAVYNLIFLEVDRDTLPAALGFGVATGLFVALYTTYDAYGIRATADPFTFLAWFFFIDGWLMPGIAAVRWRSMAVKPELPPLMVRGVIGAFVAFFSFGSIMLATRLDKVGEAAVLRETSTVFAAVIGWLVLRETVGPRRIALMTLIAAGAVIVELGG, from the coding sequence ATGAGCGACTGGCTGATTTCCCTTGAGGGCACGGAGGCGGGGCACACCCTTGCGCTCTGGCTGGCGGTTCTGGCCGCGTTCCTGCACGCGGCTTTCGGCGCGCTTCAGAAGGGGCGCCACGATCCGTGGCTGTCGCGCGGCGCCATCGACGGAAGTTACGGCCTGATCGCGGCGCCCTTCGCGCTGTTCGTCGTGCCGTGGCCCGAGCCGCATATGTGGCCGATCTTTGCCGGCGCCTTCGTCATCCACGCGTTCTACAAGGTGCTGCAGGCCCTGGCCTACACGCGCGGCGCCTACACGGTGGTCTATCCGGTGGTGCGCGGCACCGGCCCGCTGTTCGCCGTCATCGGCGCGTCGCTGGTCTTTGGCGAACGCTTTGCGCCGATGCAGTGGATGGGGGTCGCTGTGCTGCTGTGCGGGATCTTCGGGCTTGCGGTCTACAACCTGATCTTCCTTGAGGTCGACCGGGACACGCTGCCCGCCGCCCTGGGGTTCGGCGTGGCGACCGGCCTGTTCGTGGCGCTCTACACGACCTATGACGCCTACGGCATCCGCGCCACGGCGGACCCGTTCACCTTCCTTGCGTGGTTCTTCTTCATCGACGGCTGGCTCATGCCCGGCATCGCCGCGGTGCGCTGGCGGTCGATGGCGGTGAAGCCGGAGCTTCCGCCCCTGATGGTTCGCGGCGTGATCGGCGCGTTTGTCGCCTTCTTCAGCTTCGGCTCCATCATGTTGGCGACGCGGCTCGACAAGGTGGGCGAAGCGGCGGTGTTGCGCGAAACTTCCACCGTCTTCGCGGCGGTCATCGGCTGGCTAGTGCTGCGCGAAACCGTGGGCCCCCGGCGCATCGCTCTCATGACCTTGATCGCGGCGGGTGCGGTGATCGTTGAGTTGGGCGGCTGA
- a CDS encoding MgtC/SapB family protein, translating to MFEQVAGELGSSFSVVPASLAFTRLLVAVVLSAIVGLERELQGKPAGLRTHILVAVAACLFVLVGQELSSIEFGNTGEQRHDPLRMIEAVTAGVAFLAAGVIFTSGGQVQNLTTGASLWLCGAIGLGCGAGSIALASMATGIVVVVLFVLGQVEKLIGTNNDA from the coding sequence ATGTTTGAACAGGTCGCTGGCGAACTTGGGTCCAGCTTCTCTGTCGTCCCCGCATCGCTCGCGTTCACACGCTTGCTGGTGGCGGTGGTCCTGTCAGCAATTGTCGGATTGGAGCGGGAGTTGCAAGGCAAACCCGCCGGTCTCAGGACGCATATCCTCGTCGCGGTCGCCGCCTGCCTCTTCGTGCTCGTCGGGCAGGAGCTGTCGTCCATCGAGTTCGGCAATACAGGCGAACAGCGTCACGACCCGCTGCGGATGATCGAGGCGGTCACCGCCGGTGTCGCCTTCCTGGCGGCGGGCGTGATCTTCACCAGCGGCGGGCAGGTGCAGAACCTGACCACGGGCGCGTCGCTCTGGCTGTGCGGTGCCATCGGCCTCGGCTGCGGGGCGGGCAGCATCGCGCTGGCCTCCATGGCGACGGGGATCGTCGTTGTGGTGCTGTTCGTGCTGGGTCAGGTGGAGAAGTTGATCGGGACGAACAACGACGCCTGA
- the ftsY gene encoding signal recognition particle-docking protein FtsY: MSFFGKLKNRLFKTSSKLDEGLDAIVEEGSEETAADDAHADAPAPEAPMSVMEPMPLPEETEPQGTRRPGLLGRLIGQPEDTEPRRVLDDDMLESLEELLIASDMGVDTALRVTSNIAEGRMGRRVSAREIKELLAEEIARVMESVARPLPLYPKKPQVVLVVGVNGSGKTTTIGKLASQFKAAGKSVVIAAGDTFRAAAVEQLQVWGERAGVPVLTAPEGSDPASLAFDAMGKAQAEGADLLMIDTAGRLQNRADLMEELAKIVRVIRKKDPDAPHNTLLVLDATTGQNALIQVEAFRQLADVTGLVMTKLDGTAKGGVLVALADKFGLPIHAIGVGEQIDDLAPFDPEEFAAALTGLEP, translated from the coding sequence ATGTCGTTTTTCGGAAAGCTGAAAAACCGTCTGTTCAAGACGTCCTCCAAGCTCGACGAAGGGCTCGACGCCATCGTCGAGGAGGGCAGCGAAGAGACGGCTGCCGACGACGCACATGCCGACGCACCGGCGCCCGAAGCGCCGATGTCGGTGATGGAGCCGATGCCGCTGCCGGAAGAGACGGAGCCGCAGGGAACGCGCCGGCCCGGCCTGCTGGGGCGCCTCATCGGCCAGCCCGAGGACACGGAGCCGCGCCGCGTGCTGGACGACGACATGCTCGAAAGCCTCGAAGAGCTGCTGATCGCCTCCGACATGGGGGTCGACACGGCGCTGCGCGTGACCTCGAACATCGCCGAGGGGCGCATGGGCCGCCGTGTTTCGGCCCGCGAGATCAAGGAACTGCTGGCCGAGGAGATCGCGCGCGTGATGGAAAGCGTCGCGCGTCCCCTGCCGCTGTATCCCAAGAAGCCGCAGGTCGTGCTGGTGGTCGGCGTGAACGGATCGGGCAAGACGACGACGATCGGCAAGCTCGCCAGCCAGTTCAAGGCGGCCGGGAAATCGGTGGTCATCGCTGCCGGCGACACCTTCCGGGCGGCGGCGGTCGAGCAGCTGCAGGTCTGGGGCGAGCGTGCGGGCGTGCCCGTGCTGACGGCGCCCGAAGGCTCCGACCCCGCCAGCCTCGCCTTCGACGCGATGGGCAAGGCGCAGGCCGAGGGGGCGGACCTCTTGATGATAGACACGGCGGGGCGGCTGCAGAACCGCGCCGACCTGATGGAGGAGCTGGCGAAGATTGTCCGCGTCATCCGCAAGAAGGACCCCGACGCGCCGCACAACACGCTGCTGGTGCTGGATGCCACGACCGGCCAGAACGCCCTGATCCAGGTCGAGGCGTTCCGGCAGCTGGCGGATGTGACCGGCCTCGTGATGACAAAGCTCGACGGTACGGCGAAGGGCGGTGTGCTGGTGGCGCTGGCCGACAAGTTCGGTCTGCCGATCCACGCCATCGGGGTGGGGGAGCAGATCGACGACCTGGCCCCCTTCGACCCCGAGGAATTCGCGGCGGCCCTGACCGGGCTGGAGCCCTGA
- a CDS encoding inner membrane-spanning protein YciB: MTDQAGPRPINPMLKSALEFGPLLAFFAAYLALKNRIFTIGGTEYEGFIVVTAGFIPVFLIATGLLWKLTGHLSRMQLVTAVLIVIFGGLSVWLNDDRFFKMKPTLIYLLFGTALGIGLLRGESWLRAVMEGLMPLRQEGWMILTRRVMLMFFGLAVLNEVIWRTMSTETWVYFKTFGLTAAVFAFFMTQGSLFKTYAIEDEAEADKPAE, from the coding sequence ATGACCGACCAAGCCGGGCCGCGCCCGATCAACCCGATGCTGAAAAGCGCGCTGGAGTTCGGGCCGCTGCTTGCCTTCTTCGCGGCCTACCTTGCGCTGAAGAACCGGATCTTCACCATCGGCGGGACGGAGTACGAGGGCTTCATCGTGGTCACTGCCGGGTTCATCCCGGTCTTCCTGATCGCCACCGGCCTGTTGTGGAAGCTGACCGGGCATCTCAGCCGGATGCAGCTTGTGACAGCGGTGCTGATCGTGATCTTCGGCGGTCTGTCGGTATGGCTGAACGACGACCGGTTCTTCAAGATGAAGCCGACGCTGATTTACCTGCTCTTCGGCACGGCACTGGGGATCGGGCTTCTGCGCGGCGAAAGCTGGCTGCGCGCGGTGATGGAGGGGCTGATGCCGCTCCGGCAGGAAGGGTGGATGATCCTGACGCGCCGCGTCATGCTGATGTTCTTCGGGCTGGCCGTCCTGAACGAAGTCATCTGGCGCACCATGTCGACGGAGACATGGGTCTATTTCAAGACGTTCGGTCTGACCGCGGCGGTCTTTGCCTTCTTCATGACCCAAGGCAGCCTGTTCAAGACTTACGCCATCGAGGATGAGGCCGAGGCCGACAAACCGGCGGAGTGA
- a CDS encoding lytic transglycosylase domain-containing protein → MRVFLFLLLLIPASLQARPDEPGSLCSSGAFGQVQCIRPSHFVYDTCQALEAFANDAGIDPHFFTRLIWQESRFDPNALSHADAMGIAQFIASTARLRGLRDPYNPAEALEYSAEYLGELSRRYGNHGLAAVAYNGGERRADGLVARTGGLAKETIDYVKIITGLKAETWRDAPPVEPDFALDDDLPFREACHELGRKRRLTAYPEQEPSGPVVPDWGVQVAFGVSEKAALAKFRSTTRRCRSVFGTEEPFLIWSKSRASPRGGYYMARFGRDSRDAAWNMCSKLKSSGCICAVYRND, encoded by the coding sequence ATGCGCGTGTTCCTGTTCCTGCTTCTCCTCATCCCGGCGTCACTTCAGGCCCGGCCCGACGAGCCGGGCAGCCTGTGCTCCTCGGGGGCTTTCGGGCAGGTACAGTGCATCCGGCCCTCGCACTTCGTGTACGACACCTGCCAAGCGCTGGAGGCCTTCGCCAACGATGCCGGAATCGACCCGCACTTCTTCACCCGCCTGATCTGGCAGGAGAGCCGGTTCGACCCAAACGCCCTGTCCCACGCCGATGCGATGGGGATCGCCCAGTTCATCGCTTCCACCGCCAGGTTGCGCGGGCTGCGCGACCCCTACAATCCGGCGGAGGCGCTGGAATACTCGGCGGAATACCTGGGAGAGCTGTCGCGGCGCTATGGCAACCACGGGCTTGCGGCGGTGGCCTATAACGGCGGCGAACGTCGCGCCGACGGGCTTGTGGCCCGGACCGGCGGCCTTGCAAAGGAAACCATCGACTACGTGAAGATCATCACCGGTCTGAAGGCCGAGACGTGGCGCGATGCCCCGCCGGTCGAGCCGGACTTCGCGCTGGACGACGATCTGCCCTTCCGCGAGGCCTGCCACGAGCTGGGCCGCAAGCGACGGCTGACCGCCTACCCGGAACAGGAGCCCTCGGGGCCCGTGGTGCCGGACTGGGGCGTGCAGGTCGCGTTCGGCGTGTCGGAGAAGGCGGCGCTGGCCAAGTTCCGCAGCACCACGCGACGATGCCGGTCGGTGTTCGGCACGGAAGAACCGTTTCTCATCTGGTCGAAAAGCCGGGCCAGCCCGCGCGGCGGATACTACATGGCCCGCTTCGGCCGCGACAGCCGCGATGCCGCCTGGAACATGTGCAGCAAGCTCAAAAGCAGCGGCTGCATCTGCGCGGTCTATCGCAACGACTGA